TTGTATACTCTGGCACTGTTGTATAGTCTGGCACTGTTGTATACTCTGGCACTGTTGTATAGTCTGGCACTGTTGTATAGTCTGGCACTGTTGTATACTCTGGCACTGTTGTATAGTCTGGCACTGTTGTATACTCTGGCACTGTTGTATAGTCTGGCACTGTTGTATAGTCTGGCACTGTTGTATACACTGGCACTGTTGTATACTCTGGCACTGTTGTATAGTCTGGCACTGTTGTATACTCTGGCACTGTTGTATACTCTGGCACTGTTGTATACTCTGGCACTGTTGTATAGTCTGGCACTGTTGTATACTCTGGCACTGTTGTATACTCTGGCACTGTTGTATACTCTGGCACTGTTGTATAGTCTGGCACTGTTGTATACTCTGGCACTGTTGTATACACTGGCACTGTTGTATAGTCTGGCACTGTTGTATACACTGGCACTGTTGTATACTCTGGCACTGTTGTATAGTCTGGCACTGTTGTATAGTCTGGCACTGTTGTATACTCTGGCACTGTTGTATAGTCTGGCACTGTTGTATAGTCTGGCACTGTTGTATACACTGGCACTGTTGTATACTCTGGCACTGTTGTATAGTCTGGCACTGTTGTATACTCTGGCACTGTTGTATACACTGGCACTGTTGTATAGTCTGGCACTGTTGTATACACTGGCACTGTTGTATACTCTGGCACTGTTGTATACTCTGGCACTGTTGTATACACTGGCACTGTTGTATACTCTGGCACTGTTGTATACTCTGGCACTGTTGTATAGTCTGGCACTGTTGTATACTCTGGCACTGTTGTATAGTCTGGCACTGTTGTATAGTCTGGCACTGTTGTATACTCTGGCACTGTTGTATAGTCTGGCACTGTTGTATTCTCTGGCACTGTTGTATAGTCTGGCACTGTTGTATAGTCTGGCACTGTTGTAAACTCTGGCACTGTTGTATAGTCTGGCACTGTTGTATTCTCTGGCACTGTTGTATTCTCTGGTACTGTTGTATACTCTGGCACTGTTGTATATTCTGGCACTGTTGTATAGTCTGGCACTGTTGTATTCTCTGGTACTGTTGTAAACTCTGGCACTGTTGTATAGTCTGGCACTGTTGTAAACTCTGGCACTGTTGTATTCTCTGGCACTGTTGTATAGTCTGGCACTGTTGTATAGTCTGGCACTGTTGTATACTCTGGCACTGTTGTATACTTTGGCACTGTTGTATAGTCTGGCACTGTTGTATAGTCTGGCACTGTTGTATTCTCTGGCACTGTTGTATTCTCTGGCACTGTTGTATACTCTGGCACTGTTGTATACTCTGGCACTGTTGTATACTCTGGCACTGTTAGTGGAAGGTGTTGCTGGGCCTCTGATGGCACCACACTCTGAccccagcaccaggcaccacactctgaccccagcaccaggcaccacactctgaccccagcaccaggcaccacactctgaccccagcaccaggcaccacactctgaccccagcaccaggcaccacactctgaccccagcaccaggcaccacactctgaccccagcaccaggcaccacactctgaccccagcaccaggcaccacactctgagcccagcaccaggcaccacactctgaccccagcaccaggcaccacactctgaGCCctgcaccaggcaccacactctgaGCCctgcaccaggcaccacactctgaGCCctgcaccaggcaccacactctgagcccagcaccaggcaccacactctgaGCCctgcaccaggcaccacactctgaccccagcaccaggcaccacactctgagcccagcaccaggcaccacactctgaGCCctgcaccaggcaccacactctgaGCCctgcaccaggcaccacactctgagcccagcaccaggcaccacactctcagcccagcaccaggcaccacactctgagcccagcaccaggcaccacactctgaGCCCAGCACCAGGCATCACACTCTGAGCCCTGCACTAGGCACCACACTCTGAGCCctgcaccaggcaccacactctgagcccagcaccaggcaccacactctgaGCCctgcaccaggcaccacactctgagcccagcaccaggcaccacactctgaGCCctgcaccaggcaccacactctgaGCCCTGCACCAGGCACCAAACTCTGAGCCctgcaccaggcaccacactctgagcccagcaccaggcaccacactctgaGCCctgcaccaggcaccacactctgaGCTctgcaccaggcaccacactctgaccccagcaccaggcaccacactctcagcccagcaccaggcaccacactctgaGCCctgcaccaggcaccacactctgagcccagcaccaggcaccacactctcaCCCCTGCACCAAGCACC
The sequence above is a segment of the Procambarus clarkii isolate CNS0578487 chromosome 44, FALCON_Pclarkii_2.0, whole genome shotgun sequence genome. Coding sequences within it:
- the LOC138350094 gene encoding soluble scavenger receptor cysteine-rich domain-containing protein SSC5D-like — protein: CLVLGSECGAWCWAQSVVPGAGLRVWCLVLGSECGAWCRAQSVVPGAGLRVWCLVLGSECGAWCWGQSVVPGAGLRVWCLVLGSECGAWCRAQSVVPGAGLRVWCLVQGSECGAWCWGQSVVPGAGLRVWCLVLGSECGAWCWGQSVVPGAGVRVWCLVLGSECGAWCWGQSVVPGAGVRVWCLVLGSECGAWCWGQSVVPSEAQQHLPLTVPEYTTVPEYTTVPEYTTVPENTTVPENTTVPDYTTVPDYTTVPKYTTVPEYTTVPDYTTVPDYTTVPENTTVPEFTTVPDYTTVPEFTTVPENTTVPDYTTVPEYTTVPEYTTVPENTTVPENTTVPDYTTVPEFTTVPDYTTVPDYTTVPENTTVPDYTTVPEYTTVPDYTTVPDYTTVPEYTTVPDYTTVPEYTTVPEYTTVPVYTTVPEYTTVPEYTTVPVYTTVPDYTTVPVYTTVPEYTTVPDYTTVPEYTTVPVYTTVPDYTTVPDYTTVPEYTTVPDYTTVPDYTTVPEYTTVPVYTTVPDYTTVPVYTTVPEYTTVPDYTTVPEYTTVPEYTTVPEYTTVPDYTTVPEYTTVPEYTTVPEYTTVPDYTTVPEYTTVPVYTTVPDYTTVPDYTTVPEYTTVPDYTTVPEYTTVPDYTTVPDYTTVPEYTTVPDYTTVPEYTTVPDYTTVPEYTTVPEYTTVPENTSFNTVFSYYIFIYCI